One Fusarium falciforme chromosome 1, complete sequence genomic window carries:
- a CDS encoding Phosphatidylinositol N-acetylglucosaminyltransferase, translating to MTRRTYNIAMVSDFFFPQPGGIESHIYQLATKLVDRGHKVIVITHAYDDRKGVRYLTNGVKVYHVPFLEIYRHATFPTVFSFFPIFRNICIRERIEIVHGHGSLSSLCHEAILHARTMGLRTAFTDHSLFGFADAGTILTNKLLKFTLSDVDHSICVSHTCKENTVLRASLDPLMVSVIPNAVVAENFRPKDTPASPSPQSTTFGSEAPVYPSPQRIGPRDIITIVVISRLFYNKGTDLLIASIPRVLENHPNTRFIIAGSGPKAIDLEQMIETNVLQDRVEMLGPIRHEEVRDVMVRGHIYLHPSLTEAFGTVIVEAASCGLYVVCTQVGGIPEVLPSHMTTFAKPEEDDIVLATGKAITAIRAGKIRTEKFHDQVKKMYSWQNVALRTERVYDGISGTIPEDEFYGIDTSGYGSRIRNFALIDRLKRYYGCGIWAGKLFCLCCVVDYLFFLFLEWWFPRDNIDICPDWPRKRPAEDGAGSKKGLHSNRSSTSQGAPKLE from the exons ATGACACGCCGCACATACAACATCGCTATGGTTAgcgacttcttcttcccccagCCCGGAGGCATCGAGTCGCACATCTATCAACTCGCCACAAAGCTCGTCGATCGCGGCCACAaggtcatcgtcatcacccACGCCTACGACGACCGCAAGGGCGTCCGCTATCTCACCAACGGCGTCAAGGTCTACCATGTGCCCTTCCTCGAGATCTATCGCCACGCCACCTTTCCCACTGTCTTCTCGTTCTTTCCCATCTTCAGAAATATTTGCATCCGCGAGCGTATCGAGATtgttcatggccatggcagtCTCAGCAGTCTTTGCCACGAGGCCATCCTCCACGCCCGCACCATGGGCTTGCGCACTGCCTTTACCGATCACTCGCTGTTTGGCTTCGCCGACGCTGGAACCATTCTCACcaacaagctcctcaagTTTACGCTGAGTGATGTTGATCATAGTATCTGCGTGAGCCATACATG CAAGGAAAACACAGTGCTTCGAGCATCTCTCGACCCCCTGATGGTCTCAGTCATACCCAACGCTGTCGTTGCAGAAAACTTCCGTCCCAAGGATACTCCAGCTTCCCCCTCACCCCAGAGCACAACATTTGGCTCCGAAGCCCCAGTCTACCCTTCTCCCCAACGAATAGGACCCCGCGACATTATCACCATTGTCGTCATCTCACGTCTTTTCTACAACAAGGGAACTGACCTCCTCATCGCCTCTATCCCTCGTGTGCTCGAGAATCATCCCAACACACGCTTCATCATTGCCGGCTCCGGTCCCAAGGCCATTGATCTGGAACAGATGATCGAGACAAACGTTCTCCAGGACCGCGTCGAGATGCTAGGTCCCATTCGCCACGAGGAGGTCCGCGACGTCATGGTCCGTGGTCATATCTacctccatccatctctcaCCGAAGCCTTTGGTACCGTCATTGTCGAGGCAGCCAGCTGCGGGCTGTACGTCGTGTGCACCCAGGTCGGTGGTATCCCCGAGGTCCTTCCCTCACACATGACAACATTTGCCAAGCCAGAGGAGGACGATATCGTTCTTGCTACCGGGAAGGCTATAACCGCCATCCGCGCGGGTAAGATCCGCACGGAAAAGTTCCATGaccaggtcaagaagatgTACTCGTGGCAAAACGTTGCCCTCCGCACCGAGCGCGTCTACGACGGCATCTCGGGCACCATCCCTGAAGACGAGTTCTACGGCATCGACACCTCTGGCTACGGCAGTCGGATTCGCAACTTTGCTCTCATCGATCGTCTTAAACGCTACTACGGCTGCGGTATATGGGCCGGCAAGCTATTCTGCTTGTGCTGTGTCGTCGACTACCtattcttcctctttctAGAATGGTGGTTCCCCAGAGACAACATCGATATTTGCCCCGACTGGCCTCGCAAGCGACCCGCTGAGGATGGCGCCGGCTCCAAAAAGGGCCTGCATAGTAATCGGTCGAGCACATCTCAAGGCGCGCCTAAACTTGAATGA